A stretch of the Chlamydia pecorum E58 genome encodes the following:
- the rpsL gene encoding 30S ribosomal protein S12, whose product MPTINQLIRKKRRSSEGRRKSPALQKCPQRRGVCLQVKTKTPKKPNSALRKVAWVRLSNGQEVIAYIGGEGHNLQEHSIVLVQGGRVKDLPGVRYHIVRGALDCAAVKNRKQSRSRYGAKRPK is encoded by the coding sequence ATGCCAACCATCAATCAATTAATTCGTAAAAAACGAAGATCTTCTGAAGGAAGAAGGAAGTCTCCAGCATTGCAGAAGTGTCCTCAGCGTCGAGGGGTATGTCTTCAAGTAAAGACAAAAACTCCTAAAAAACCAAACTCAGCTTTGCGAAAGGTCGCTTGGGTCCGTCTTTCCAATGGCCAAGAGGTAATTGCTTATATCGGTGGAGAGGGACATAACTTACAAGAGCACAGTATTGTGCTTGTGCAGGGCGGAAGAGTGAAGGATTTGCCTGGCGTACGTTATCATATTGTTCGTGGTGCGTTAGATTGTGCCGCAGTAAAAAATAGAAAGCAAAGTCGTTCTCGATATGGCGCAAAGCGTCCTAAGTAA
- the rpsG gene encoding 30S ribosomal protein S7 has product MSRRHAAEKRNIPGDPVYGSVTLERFINKVMLHGKKSIARKIVYSALERFSKKLGVENTLEAFEEALENAKPILEVRSRRVGGATYQVPVEVAPERRNCLAMQWIIKHARVKPGKSMEVGLAAELVDCFNKQGATIKKREDTHRMAEANKAFAHYKW; this is encoded by the coding sequence ATGTCAAGACGGCATGCCGCAGAAAAGCGAAATATTCCCGGGGATCCTGTTTATGGGAGCGTAACTTTGGAGAGGTTTATCAATAAAGTTATGTTGCATGGGAAAAAGAGCATAGCCAGAAAAATCGTGTATTCTGCTTTAGAGCGCTTTTCTAAAAAGCTTGGTGTGGAGAATACTCTAGAAGCTTTTGAAGAAGCTCTTGAGAATGCAAAGCCTATTTTAGAAGTGCGTTCTCGACGTGTTGGTGGAGCTACATATCAGGTTCCTGTAGAGGTTGCGCCAGAAAGAAGGAATTGCTTGGCTATGCAGTGGATTATCAAGCATGCGAGGGTTAAACCAGGAAAGTCTATGGAAGTTGGGTTGGCAGCAGAGCTTGTGGATTGTTTTAACAAGCAAGGGGCGACGATTAAAAAGCGTGAGGACACCCATCGTATGGCTGAAGCTAATAAGGCGTTTGCTCACTATAAGTGGTAA
- the fusA gene encoding elongation factor G gives MSGKEFDLSDIRNIGIMAHIDAGKTTTTERILFYAGRTHKIGEVHEGGATMDWMEQEQERGITITSAATTVFWLGKKINIIDTPGHVDFTIEVERSLRVLDGAVAVFDAVSGVEPQSETVWRQANKYGVPRIAFVNKMDRMGANYFAAIESMKEKLGANAVAVHCPIGSESQFVGMVDLISQKALYFLDETLGAKWEEREIPEELKERCAELRAALLEELATVDESNEAFMMKVLEDPDSITEDEIHEVMRVGVIANKINPVLCGTAFKNKGVQQLLNVIVKWLPSPLDRGSIRGISLKTGEEVVLEPKKDGPLAALAFKIMTDPYVGRITFIRIYSGTLKKGSAILNSTKDKKERISRLLEMHANERTDRDEFTVGDIGACVGLKFSVTGDTLCDDNQEIVLEKIDFPEPVIDMAIEPKSKGDREKLAQALGALSEEDPTFRVSTNEETGQTIISGMGELHLDILRDRMIREFKVEANVGKPQVSYKETITVNGNCETKYIKQSGGRGQYAHVCLEIEPNEPGKGNEIVSKIVGGVIPKEYIPAVIKGIEEGLNTGVLAGYSLVDVKISIVFGSYHEVDSSEMAFKICGSMAIKDACRKAKPVILEPIMKVAVITPEEHLGDVIGDLNRRRGKILGQESSRGMAQVNAEIPLSEMFGYTTSLRSLTSGRATSTMEPAFFAKVPQKIQEEIVKK, from the coding sequence ATGAGTGGTAAAGAATTCGATTTAAGCGATATTAGAAATATTGGCATCATGGCTCATATTGATGCTGGAAAGACTACAACGACAGAAAGAATTCTTTTTTATGCTGGTAGGACGCACAAGATCGGCGAGGTGCATGAGGGCGGTGCCACCATGGACTGGATGGAGCAGGAGCAAGAGAGAGGAATCACGATCACCTCTGCTGCAACCACAGTATTCTGGCTTGGGAAGAAAATTAATATCATTGACACTCCGGGCCACGTTGATTTCACAATCGAGGTAGAGCGTTCTCTTCGTGTTCTTGATGGTGCTGTTGCTGTTTTTGATGCTGTGTCTGGGGTGGAGCCTCAATCAGAAACCGTTTGGCGGCAGGCAAATAAGTATGGCGTTCCCCGAATTGCCTTTGTAAATAAGATGGATCGTATGGGGGCAAACTATTTTGCTGCCATAGAATCTATGAAGGAAAAATTAGGGGCAAATGCAGTTGCTGTTCACTGTCCTATTGGTTCAGAGAGCCAGTTTGTGGGAATGGTAGATTTAATTTCCCAAAAAGCTTTGTATTTTCTTGATGAAACTCTTGGAGCAAAGTGGGAAGAACGAGAGATCCCAGAGGAATTAAAAGAGCGTTGTGCAGAACTTCGCGCCGCTCTGTTAGAAGAGTTGGCTACCGTAGATGAAAGCAATGAAGCTTTCATGATGAAAGTTCTAGAAGATCCCGATTCTATCACTGAAGATGAAATTCATGAGGTAATGCGTGTTGGCGTCATTGCCAATAAAATTAATCCAGTTCTTTGTGGGACCGCCTTTAAGAATAAAGGGGTGCAACAGCTTTTAAATGTCATTGTTAAATGGCTTCCTTCTCCTCTTGATCGGGGAAGTATTCGTGGGATTAGCTTAAAAACAGGTGAAGAGGTTGTTCTTGAGCCGAAAAAAGATGGTCCTCTTGCGGCTTTGGCGTTTAAAATTATGACAGACCCATACGTCGGGAGAATTACTTTTATTCGCATTTATTCCGGAACACTAAAAAAAGGTTCCGCCATTTTAAACTCTACAAAAGACAAGAAAGAAAGAATCTCTCGTTTGCTCGAGATGCACGCCAATGAAAGAACTGATAGAGATGAGTTCACAGTAGGTGATATTGGCGCTTGTGTTGGCTTGAAGTTTTCGGTTACAGGGGATACCTTGTGTGACGATAACCAAGAGATTGTTTTGGAAAAAATAGATTTCCCTGAGCCCGTAATTGATATGGCGATTGAGCCGAAGTCTAAAGGGGATAGGGAAAAATTAGCTCAAGCTTTAGGAGCTTTGTCTGAAGAAGATCCTACGTTCCGAGTCTCTACAAATGAAGAAACAGGGCAAACTATTATCTCAGGAATGGGAGAGCTTCATTTGGATATTCTCCGTGATCGCATGATCCGCGAGTTTAAAGTAGAAGCGAATGTGGGTAAACCTCAAGTATCCTATAAGGAAACAATTACGGTTAACGGCAACTGCGAAACGAAGTATATTAAGCAGTCTGGAGGACGTGGTCAGTATGCGCATGTCTGTCTTGAGATTGAGCCTAATGAGCCTGGAAAAGGTAATGAAATCGTTAGCAAGATTGTAGGGGGTGTGATCCCCAAAGAATATATCCCTGCAGTCATCAAAGGAATAGAAGAGGGATTAAATACAGGGGTTCTAGCTGGATATAGTTTAGTCGATGTCAAGATTAGTATTGTATTCGGTTCATACCATGAAGTCGATTCAAGTGAAATGGCATTTAAGATATGTGGTTCGATGGCAATCAAAGATGCATGTAGGAAAGCTAAGCCTGTAATTTTAGAGCCTATTATGAAGGTTGCTGTGATTACTCCTGAGGAACATCTAGGGGATGTAATTGGAGATCTTAACCGTCGTCGAGGAAAGATTCTTGGTCAGGAATCTTCTCGAGGTATGGCTCAAGTGAACGCTGAAATTCCTTTAAGTGAAATGTTTGGGTATACTACGTCTTTAAGATCTTTAACTTCGGGACGAGCGACATCTACGATGGAGCCGGCCTTCTTTGCAAAAGTTCCTCAAAAAATTCAAGAAGAGATCGTTAAGAAATAA
- the rpsJ gene encoding 30S ribosomal protein S10 has translation MKQQKQKIRIRLKGFDQGQLDRSTADIVETAKRTGARVVGPIPLPTKREVYTVLRSPHVDKKSREQFEIRTHKRLVDILDPTGKTIDALKMLSLPAGVDIKIKAA, from the coding sequence ATGAAGCAGCAGAAGCAAAAAATTCGCATACGCTTGAAAGGATTTGATCAAGGACAGCTCGATCGTTCTACAGCAGATATTGTTGAAACAGCAAAAAGAACAGGAGCTCGAGTTGTTGGTCCGATTCCTTTGCCAACGAAACGAGAGGTTTATACTGTACTCCGTTCTCCACATGTCGATAAAAAATCTCGAGAGCAATTTGAAATCCGCACACATAAGCGTCTCGTAGATATTTTAGATCCTACAGGAAAAACTATAGATGCTTTAAAAATGCTTTCTCTCCCTGCAGGTGTTGATATTAAGATAAAAGCTGCGTAA
- a CDS encoding sulfite reductase flavoprotein subunit alpha: MHLLQKFNAQQALIDVCEPLFYCDPSGDLDLGDPVYRIVFNTQSTNLSYKVGDALGVFPKNSPQVIDEVLGFLGVSRGTLVSYIRGACVLPIEEFLEKYADINKLPAKLLSYFPQELAPNTTLYDALKEFLPRIPLEEFVNSVFPLLPRLYSIASSPYVSPQQIELLVRRVSYEGKFHRRYGVCSTFLCETLCPGKDAPYVYVQPTKHFTLSERSQDRPIVMIGSGTGIAPFKGFVEQRVFLKNPKKNLLFFGERQKNANFYYQEFWHEVIDQGSLEMFLAFSRESEQKIYVQDALRTQSKRVREAYEEGALFFICGRKALGIEVKKALEDILGKEHVHALKEEQRYIVDVY, encoded by the coding sequence ATGCATTTGCTTCAAAAGTTTAATGCTCAACAAGCTCTTATAGATGTATGTGAGCCACTTTTTTATTGTGATCCATCAGGAGACTTAGATTTAGGGGATCCTGTATATCGCATAGTCTTTAATACTCAGAGCACGAACCTTTCTTATAAAGTTGGGGATGCTCTGGGGGTTTTTCCAAAAAATTCTCCTCAAGTTATTGATGAAGTTTTAGGTTTTCTAGGGGTTTCTCGGGGAACTCTTGTGTCCTATATTCGAGGAGCATGTGTTCTTCCCATAGAGGAATTCTTAGAAAAATATGCAGATATTAATAAGCTTCCTGCAAAGCTTCTTTCTTATTTCCCTCAAGAACTTGCTCCAAATACCACTCTTTATGATGCTCTAAAGGAGTTCCTCCCTAGGATCCCTTTAGAGGAGTTTGTGAATAGTGTGTTTCCTTTATTACCACGCTTGTATTCTATTGCTTCCTCCCCTTATGTGTCTCCTCAGCAGATAGAGTTATTGGTACGTAGGGTGTCATATGAGGGGAAGTTCCATCGTCGCTATGGAGTGTGTTCGACATTTCTTTGTGAAACCTTATGCCCTGGAAAAGATGCTCCTTATGTATATGTTCAGCCCACAAAACATTTTACTTTATCGGAAAGGAGTCAAGATAGGCCTATCGTGATGATCGGTTCAGGGACAGGAATCGCACCCTTCAAGGGATTTGTAGAACAGCGGGTGTTTCTAAAGAACCCTAAGAAAAACTTATTGTTTTTTGGAGAGCGTCAGAAGAACGCGAATTTTTATTATCAGGAATTCTGGCATGAAGTTATAGACCAAGGGTCTTTGGAGATGTTTTTAGCTTTTTCTCGAGAAAGCGAGCAGAAGATTTATGTTCAAGATGCCTTAAGAACTCAAAGCAAGAGAGTCCGCGAAGCCTATGAGGAGGGAGCACTCTTTTTTATTTGCGGAAGAAAGGCTCTTGGGATAGAAGTGAAAAAAGCCTTAGAGGACATTCTAGGAAAAGAGCATGTTCATGCTCTTAAAGAAGAACAGCGTTATATAGTCGATGTTTATTGA
- the ispF gene encoding 2-C-methyl-D-erythritol 2,4-cyclodiphosphate synthase, whose amino-acid sequence MSPANTSKSKSKKLPQWICRTGIGQDSHRFLPESSTKPCILGGVIFENTPGFQANSDGDVIFHAVCNAISSITHKIILGEIADKLLHTRGITDSSVYLEEALKSLKPTQAISHIAITLEGKRPKFRSKFSELRQSIGNALKIPSESVGITATSGEGLSDYGCGDGIQCICILTVMEYRGQ is encoded by the coding sequence ATGAGTCCAGCGAATACGTCTAAATCTAAGTCTAAGAAGCTCCCACAATGGATTTGCCGTACCGGCATAGGTCAAGATAGCCATCGTTTCCTTCCTGAAAGCTCTACAAAACCGTGCATACTTGGTGGAGTAATTTTTGAGAACACTCCGGGCTTCCAAGCAAATTCTGATGGGGATGTGATTTTTCATGCTGTCTGCAATGCAATTTCTTCAATTACGCACAAAATTATTTTAGGAGAAATTGCAGACAAGCTTCTACATACTCGAGGCATTACTGACAGCAGTGTATATCTCGAAGAGGCTTTAAAATCTTTAAAGCCTACGCAAGCTATTTCTCATATTGCGATTACTCTTGAGGGTAAGCGCCCGAAGTTTCGTTCTAAGTTCTCAGAATTACGTCAAAGCATTGGCAATGCCTTAAAAATCCCTTCAGAATCCGTAGGAATTACAGCAACTTCAGGAGAGGGGCTGAGTGATTATGGTTGTGGTGATGGTATACAGTGTATTTGCATTCTCACGGTCATGGAATATCGTGGTCAATAA
- the rplU gene encoding 50S ribosomal protein L21, whose protein sequence is MDPYAIIFTGSKQYQVRQGDIIDVELLDNVSENQEVLFGEVLFAFDGSKSVVGSPTVANAVVKAECLANVKGEKITAYKYKKRKNYHIKHGHRQKYHRVRIKELVI, encoded by the coding sequence ATGGATCCTTACGCAATTATCTTCACGGGAAGTAAGCAATATCAGGTTCGTCAAGGCGATATTATTGATGTAGAGTTATTAGATAACGTTTCTGAAAATCAAGAAGTGCTTTTCGGGGAAGTTCTATTTGCCTTTGATGGATCTAAATCCGTTGTTGGAAGCCCTACGGTTGCAAATGCTGTAGTTAAAGCAGAGTGTCTTGCCAACGTTAAGGGAGAGAAAATTACTGCGTACAAATATAAAAAACGCAAAAATTATCACATTAAACATGGACATCGCCAAAAATACCATCGGGTAAGGATTAAAGAATTGGTGATTTAA
- the rpmA gene encoding 50S ribosomal protein L27, with protein MAHKKGQGASRNGRDSKSKRLGVKVGAGQRVLTGSILVRQRGTKWHPAQNVGRGRDDTLFALADGVVVMKKTNRTYISVVSQ; from the coding sequence ATGGCACATAAGAAAGGTCAGGGAGCAAGCCGTAACGGTAGAGATTCTAAATCTAAGCGTCTGGGGGTTAAAGTCGGTGCTGGGCAAAGAGTCTTAACAGGAAGTATCCTTGTTCGTCAGCGAGGTACGAAGTGGCACCCTGCACAAAATGTTGGTCGGGGTCGTGATGATACTCTATTTGCATTAGCAGATGGAGTTGTAGTGATGAAAAAAACAAACCGCACGTATATTTCTGTGGTTTCTCAGTAA
- the obgE gene encoding GTPase ObgE, translating into MFVDQVTLELQAGKGGNGVVSWRKEKCLPKGGPYGGNGGMGGSIIIEAVTNECSLDIYRNVRFLKASDGQNGATNNRTGRNGEDLVLKVPEGTLLRDAKTGEVLYDFTSHGERLVVCRGGRGGKGNTFFKTSTNRAPTKATPGTPGECRQVELELKLIADIGMVGFPNAGKSTLFNTLASTEAKVGAYPFTTLTPSLGLISRPGNDLYLKPWVLADIPGIIEGAHNNRGLGLDFLKHIERTRLLLFVVDISKSERNTPEEDLQILIQELQSYKEDLSHKDMVVALNKIDELLPEEQQERLESFQESFPSCTFVLLSGLTGEGIEELLGCFKQRLTI; encoded by the coding sequence ATGTTTGTAGATCAGGTAACGTTAGAGCTGCAGGCGGGGAAAGGAGGGAACGGTGTTGTTTCTTGGAGAAAGGAAAAATGCCTTCCTAAAGGAGGGCCTTACGGGGGAAATGGTGGTATGGGAGGATCCATCATTATTGAGGCAGTCACCAATGAGTGCTCCTTAGATATCTATAGAAATGTACGCTTTTTAAAAGCAAGCGATGGACAAAACGGTGCCACAAATAACCGTACGGGAAGAAATGGCGAGGATCTTGTTCTTAAAGTTCCTGAGGGGACGTTGCTACGTGATGCGAAGACGGGAGAGGTTCTCTATGACTTCACGTCACACGGAGAACGTCTTGTGGTTTGTCGTGGGGGGCGAGGAGGAAAGGGGAATACCTTCTTTAAAACCTCGACAAATCGTGCCCCCACCAAAGCTACTCCAGGGACTCCTGGAGAGTGTCGTCAAGTGGAGTTAGAGCTAAAGCTTATCGCGGATATTGGCATGGTAGGGTTCCCTAATGCGGGAAAATCGACATTGTTTAATACACTAGCAAGCACGGAAGCTAAAGTAGGAGCATATCCTTTTACTACCCTAACTCCTTCTCTAGGGCTGATTTCACGTCCTGGGAACGATCTTTATCTTAAACCTTGGGTGCTTGCAGACATCCCTGGGATCATTGAAGGAGCACATAATAATCGTGGGTTGGGTTTAGATTTTCTAAAGCATATAGAAAGAACTCGCTTATTGCTTTTTGTCGTGGATATTTCTAAGAGTGAGCGTAATACTCCAGAAGAGGATCTGCAGATCTTGATTCAAGAATTACAGAGTTACAAAGAGGATCTCTCGCATAAGGATATGGTAGTAGCGTTAAATAAGATCGATGAGCTTCTCCCTGAAGAGCAGCAGGAAAGATTAGAGAGCTTTCAAGAGAGCTTTCCTTCGTGCACCTTTGTGTTGCTATCTGGATTAACAGGAGAAGGTATAGAGGAGTTGCTGGGCTGTTTCAAACAAAGACTTACGATATAA
- a CDS encoding metal ABC transporter permease — protein MLNTIFSSSLPLFLLPSFLAALGASISGGIVGTYIVVKRIVSISGSISHAILGGIGLTLWIQYHLNLTFSPLYGALVGGILLALFIGKIHMKYQEREDALISMIWSLGMAVGMIFISQIPSVNSELINFLFGNILWVSTQDLYNLGILDVIVLSTTAICHTRFLALCFDEKYMALSRASVTLWYFLLLILTAITIVMLIYVMGIILMLSMLVLPVSIACRFSYKMTHIMGAAVLLNIISSFAGITLAYVLNIPVGPAITTLMGLIYIVSLCLKQPSNSSIPSPVNPDSNTKVHEGKLS, from the coding sequence ATGCTTAACACCATATTTAGCAGTTCTCTTCCACTTTTCCTACTTCCCTCTTTCCTTGCCGCTTTGGGGGCCTCGATTTCTGGAGGTATCGTTGGAACATACATTGTAGTGAAGCGTATCGTTTCTATTAGCGGGAGTATCTCCCACGCAATCCTAGGAGGAATAGGGCTCACCCTGTGGATACAATATCACCTAAACCTTACATTTTCTCCTCTATACGGAGCTCTGGTTGGCGGCATACTCTTAGCCCTCTTCATTGGAAAAATCCATATGAAATACCAAGAACGCGAAGATGCTCTTATCTCTATGATTTGGTCTTTGGGGATGGCAGTAGGGATGATCTTTATCTCTCAGATTCCCTCAGTAAATAGCGAGCTAATAAACTTCTTATTTGGAAATATCCTTTGGGTTTCTACCCAAGATCTCTATAACTTAGGAATTTTAGACGTTATTGTTTTAAGCACTACAGCCATATGCCACACGCGCTTCCTCGCCCTATGCTTTGATGAGAAATACATGGCCTTAAGTCGCGCTTCTGTCACACTATGGTATTTCCTTCTGCTCATTCTCACAGCCATCACTATCGTGATGTTGATCTACGTCATGGGGATCATTCTTATGTTAAGTATGCTCGTTCTTCCTGTCTCTATCGCCTGCAGGTTCTCCTACAAAATGACGCACATCATGGGGGCTGCTGTCCTACTAAACATCATCAGCTCTTTTGCAGGAATTACCCTTGCTTATGTTCTCAACATCCCTGTAGGACCTGCAATTACCACACTAATGGGATTGATTTATATCGTAAGTCTTTGTTTGAAACAGCCCAGCAACTCCTCTATACCTTCTCCTGTTAATCCAGATAGCAACACAAAGGTGCACGAAGGAAAGCTCTCTTGA
- a CDS encoding metal ABC transporter ATP-binding protein, whose protein sequence is MKYSIRAENLSFRYLPREPKVVDTVSFDVHEGDFIGIIGPNGGGKSTLVKLIIGFLQPTEGNIHVAYSNSHTPYTIGWVPQHFAYDSHFPISVQDVVLSGRLATLPWHGRYQKADYAAVEKALDTVSLSHNLHTCFSHLSGGQMQRVLLARALVSHPKILILDEPTTNIDADNQQKILQILKKINASCTILMVTHDLHHTTHFFNKVFYMNKTLTTLTDTSSLINQFCCHTTSQDHIHA, encoded by the coding sequence ATGAAATACTCTATTCGTGCGGAAAACTTATCCTTTCGTTATCTTCCTAGAGAGCCCAAGGTCGTAGATACTGTTTCCTTCGATGTTCATGAGGGAGACTTTATCGGCATTATTGGTCCTAACGGCGGGGGGAAATCAACCCTGGTAAAGTTGATCATAGGATTTCTACAACCTACGGAAGGGAATATTCATGTTGCCTATTCTAATTCTCACACTCCCTACACTATAGGATGGGTTCCTCAGCACTTTGCCTATGACTCTCATTTTCCCATTTCCGTTCAGGATGTGGTACTTTCCGGAAGGTTAGCAACGCTTCCTTGGCACGGAAGGTATCAAAAAGCAGACTATGCTGCTGTTGAAAAAGCTCTGGATACTGTGAGTCTCTCCCATAATCTCCATACCTGCTTCTCTCACCTCTCTGGAGGACAGATGCAGCGGGTACTTTTAGCAAGAGCTTTAGTATCTCATCCTAAAATCTTAATTCTTGATGAACCTACAACAAACATTGATGCCGATAACCAACAAAAAATCCTTCAAATTTTAAAAAAGATCAATGCTTCCTGTACGATTCTTATGGTCACCCACGACCTCCACCATACAACACATTTCTTTAATAAAGTCTTTTATATGAATAAAACCCTGACAACACTCACTGACACTTCTTCCCTCATCAATCAATTTTGTTGTCACACAACTTCTCAGGATCACATCCATGCTTAA
- a CDS encoding metal ABC transporter solute-binding protein, Zn/Mn family, which translates to MRKILIFFCVLFYSIEIFGNTSQTKPCILVSIAPYKFLVEKIVGETCQVYSIVTNHYDPHTYEPSPKQIEKVRQGELWFRIGETFETLCSKGLSCEQIDLTKNLDLLPKGCHKHATFDTHTWLSPKNLKLQVQEIVNTLSVKYPHNAQEYHAREAELLSTLDSLDQEISAITSSTKKRHILVSHPAFGYFCRDYGFHQIPIEKDNHMDPSPKEISHLLTNIQKHKLSSIVLLQYAGRRSSTMLAKRFQMEIVTLDPYEENVLCNLKTIATTFANL; encoded by the coding sequence ATGCGTAAAATACTCATCTTTTTTTGTGTTCTTTTTTATTCCATAGAAATTTTTGGAAATACTTCCCAAACAAAGCCATGTATTTTGGTAAGTATTGCTCCCTACAAATTTCTCGTAGAAAAGATTGTTGGGGAAACCTGCCAAGTGTATTCTATCGTTACGAATCACTATGACCCTCATACCTATGAACCTTCCCCGAAACAAATAGAAAAAGTCCGTCAAGGGGAGCTATGGTTCCGTATTGGGGAAACCTTTGAAACACTTTGCAGCAAAGGCCTCTCTTGTGAACAAATAGACCTTACCAAAAATCTTGATCTCTTGCCAAAAGGTTGTCACAAACACGCTACCTTCGATACCCACACCTGGCTAAGCCCAAAAAACCTCAAACTCCAAGTACAGGAAATCGTGAACACGCTAAGTGTTAAATACCCCCACAATGCTCAAGAATATCATGCTAGAGAAGCTGAGCTACTATCTACCTTAGACTCCTTGGATCAAGAGATCTCTGCCATTACTTCCTCTACAAAAAAACGCCATATTTTGGTCTCGCATCCTGCCTTTGGATATTTCTGCCGTGATTATGGCTTCCATCAAATTCCTATAGAAAAAGATAACCATATGGATCCCTCCCCTAAGGAAATCTCCCATCTCCTTACCAACATCCAAAAGCACAAGCTTTCTTCTATTGTCCTTCTCCAATATGCGGGACGTCGTAGTAGTACAATGCTTGCAAAGCGCTTTCAGATGGAGATCGTCACTCTAGATCCTTATGAAGAAAACGTCCTGTGCAATCTCAAAACCATAGCGACAACTTTTGCTAATCTATGA